One genomic segment of Dehalococcoidales bacterium includes these proteins:
- a CDS encoding GNAT family N-acetyltransferase has protein sequence MAVEIRPITPEELDEFKRVAGNALVMNPDTFVGMRPEFTLCAFEDGKLTTSFAAWPFMMRLNGTAVPVAAVTTVGTLPIYRRRGYLRKVTALYFQQLHEQGERAIAILFASKAAIYQRYGYAVVSTNVSYTIDPRYLQFTLPSSATGTFREIGDDGFPLLVNLYRSFREERTGLIHRGREMWNASALAAPPSGGFLHRVVYEENGEPQGYLIYTAQPGSAQAPGNSVSIRDLAWLTSSAYRAGWDYLANMDIIERITWGRVPSDDPLPHLLLEPRMLRVTSSDGILGRIVDVERALPGRCYDEEAVLTFEISDDFCPWNQGRWKLETSLEGSSITRTSETPQVVMPVSTLAMLVFGQISATEAARMARLEVNEPDALPMWDRTMHTRYRPICTDMF, from the coding sequence ATGGCAGTGGAGATACGTCCGATAACCCCGGAGGAGCTTGATGAATTCAAGCGCGTTGCGGGTAACGCACTGGTAATGAACCCGGACACCTTCGTCGGGATGCGTCCCGAGTTCACCCTGTGCGCCTTCGAGGACGGTAAGCTGACTACCTCATTTGCCGCCTGGCCGTTCATGATGAGGTTAAACGGCACTGCTGTTCCTGTTGCCGCGGTTACCACTGTCGGTACCTTGCCAATATACCGTCGTCGTGGTTATTTACGTAAGGTGACTGCACTCTATTTCCAGCAGCTACACGAACAGGGAGAGCGGGCGATAGCCATCCTCTTCGCATCGAAGGCTGCTATCTACCAGCGGTATGGCTATGCCGTGGTCTCAACGAACGTATCCTACACTATCGACCCCCGGTATCTTCAGTTTACGCTCCCCAGTTCGGCAACCGGTACGTTTCGCGAGATTGGTGATGACGGCTTTCCCCTGCTGGTGAATCTCTATCGGAGCTTCCGCGAAGAAAGAACCGGGCTCATTCACCGTGGTCGTGAGATGTGGAATGCCAGTGCACTGGCGGCACCGCCATCCGGGGGGTTTCTGCATAGAGTGGTCTATGAGGAGAACGGGGAGCCGCAGGGCTACCTGATTTATACGGCTCAGCCCGGAAGCGCTCAGGCGCCCGGCAACTCTGTCAGTATCCGTGACCTGGCCTGGTTGACGTCATCCGCGTACCGGGCAGGTTGGGATTACTTGGCTAACATGGATATAATCGAAAGAATCACCTGGGGACGAGTACCATCGGACGACCCTCTGCCACACCTTCTACTTGAGCCGAGAATGCTTAGAGTGACCTCCAGCGACGGTATCCTGGGGCGTATCGTCGATGTCGAACGGGCGTTACCGGGTCGCTGCTATGATGAGGAGGCAGTCCTCACCTTTGAGATAAGTGATGACTTCTGCCCCTGGAACCAGGGCCGGTGGAAGCTGGAGACCTCTCTGGAGGGAAGCTCAATCACCCGTACCAGCGAGACCCCGCAGGTGGTAATGCCGGTAAGCACCCTGGCGATGCTGGTATTCGGCCAGATAAGTGCCACCGAGGCCGCCCGAATGGCGCGCCTTGAAGTCAACGAACCGGATGCCCTGCCGATGTGGGACAGGACAATGCACACTCGCTACCGGCCG
- a CDS encoding S41 family peptidase codes for MLKKMAIMAASLLLITGLVLLPGAGCTVFTEPDAETGPDFSLLKEAWDVVYEEYVEQEKLDAETLLRGAIKGMVDAIDDPYSSYMDSDAYEMSASDLTGKFEGIGAYVGYDEGRIMIISPIPGSPADEAGVLSGDIIMAIDGESTIEMNIMDAVSRIRGPRGTPVSLLVLHEDETEPVEIEITRGEIELVSVLFEMEGDIAHIIITNFSERTGDELSSALEDMAAETASGIILDLRNNPGGLVSSVVEVASRFLEKGVVISTVDNEGNKAELSVRRGGEVVDLPMVVLVNNYSASGSEVLAGALQDHERAVVAGAITFGKGSVNILRQLSDGSGLYITVGRWYTPGGRLIEGEGIEPDYTLDPDEEDAFEWALDYLKNSM; via the coding sequence ATGCTAAAGAAGATGGCCATTATGGCTGCGAGCCTGCTACTGATAACGGGTCTCGTACTACTGCCGGGCGCTGGTTGCACTGTATTCACGGAGCCTGATGCGGAGACCGGACCGGACTTCAGCCTGCTGAAAGAAGCCTGGGATGTCGTCTACGAGGAGTATGTCGAGCAGGAGAAGCTTGACGCTGAGACCCTGCTCCGGGGGGCTATCAAGGGTATGGTAGATGCCATCGATGACCCGTACAGCTCCTATATGGACTCTGATGCTTACGAAATGAGCGCCAGTGACCTGACAGGGAAGTTCGAGGGTATTGGTGCCTATGTTGGATATGACGAAGGCAGAATAATGATTATATCTCCCATCCCCGGTTCCCCGGCAGACGAGGCGGGTGTCCTGTCTGGAGATATCATAATGGCTATTGACGGTGAGTCTACCATCGAGATGAACATCATGGATGCCGTTTCCCGTATCCGTGGTCCACGGGGTACTCCGGTGAGTCTCCTGGTGCTGCATGAAGATGAGACCGAGCCGGTGGAAATTGAGATAACCAGGGGGGAAATAGAGCTGGTCAGCGTGCTGTTCGAGATGGAGGGAGACATTGCTCATATTATCATTACCAACTTCAGTGAACGTACCGGTGATGAACTGTCTTCGGCGCTTGAAGATATGGCGGCAGAGACAGCCAGCGGTATTATCCTGGATTTGCGTAATAACCCCGGCGGACTGGTGTCCTCCGTGGTTGAGGTAGCCAGCCGATTCCTGGAGAAGGGCGTGGTCATCTCCACGGTCGATAATGAAGGTAACAAGGCTGAATTGTCGGTAAGACGCGGGGGTGAGGTGGTTGACCTGCCTATGGTCGTCCTGGTGAACAACTACAGCGCCAGTGGCAGCGAGGTGCTGGCCGGAGCACTGCAGGACCATGAACGGGCTGTTGTTGCCGGTGCTATTACCTTCGGCAAGGGTAGTGTGAATATCCTGCGCCAGCTCTCTGACGGCTCCGGGTTGTATATCACTGTTGGCCGCTGGTACACCCCCGGCGGTCGTCTCATCGAGGGTGAGGGGATTGAGCCGGACTATACGCTTGACCCTGATGAAGAGGATGCCTTTGAGTGGGCACTCGACTACCTGAAGAACAGCATGTAG